AAGCACTAAAGACCAACACCACAAACCACTTTAACATCATCTTATCTCTTTAAATTTTGATGCGCTTAGTATACCTTGCCACCAGCGGCATCCCAACCCTAGTGCACGAATTACATGGATATTCTTTACGCAGAAAGCAAGCATCATCGACTTGATTTTTATTCCCTTGTCACCAAATTAACAAAATGAATTCATATAAGGGTTGTCATACTGCGTAATGAAAAAAGCCATACTGCCACTTGGGATTGCTCTAAGCTTTGCAATCGGACTTCATCTCCTTGTATTAGAGCTCTCTCAACCTCAATTATGGTTACCCTCTAACACACCACCCAAAACCACTGAGCTCTTTCTTTTAAAGTCAGCAAGCCAGTCTTCCTTAAACAACAAAGCCGCAAACTCTTTGCAACACGACTCTCCATCGACGCCATTACCAGACACACAACAAGGCACAGATCAAAACCTTTCAGAATCAACTGACATGGACCTAAGCCGAAAACCGAATCTCCTAAAACTGGATAATATGGCTTCAACCTCTAAGGAAGATACCATTTTGATGCCCGAAGTGTTTTCCAATAAATTACGAGAGCAAATTGAGCAGGCCAAAAAAGATCAACAGGCCTATTTGAAAGGACAATTAAAAGAGACCGAATACCAAATTACCGAAGACGCTGACGGCACAAAATACGTCAATATTGAAGGCGTTTGTTGGCGTATTCCAGAACCCGGTAGTGAACAAGCTTGGGCGATAGTATTAGCAGGCTGCAATGGTCAAACTGACACCTTTCATTTCGAATTCAACATAGACCCTCGCACCTTCTTAGGCTCTGATGCCATTTTCCCCATCAATGAATAACATGAAAAAAGCGACTATAGTGTGTAGTCGCTTTTTGGGTATAACTTAGATGGTTTGAAATCTTAGCGAGCTGCTAACTCACTTTTGGCGCGCTCAACCGCTTTCAATACTTGCGCGGGCGCTGTACCACCAACGTGGTCACGAGCAGCAACAGAACCTTCAAGAGTCAATACTTCAAACACATCTTGTTGAATCATGTCGCCAAAGGATTGCAATTCTTCTAACGTCATTTCCGACAAATCCTTGCCTTCTTGAACACCATAACCTACTGCTTTACCAACGATTTCATGGGCATCACGGAAGGCGACACCTTGACGCACTAGATAGTCAGCTAAGTCTGTCGCCGTCGAGAAACCACGACGCGCGGCTTCATACATGTGTTCTTTGCGAGATTCTATCGCCGGAATCATATCGGCAAAGGAACGCAGAGATCCTTTTAAGGTATCTACAGTATCAAATAAAGGCTCTTTGTCTTCTTGATTATCTTTATTGTAGGCCAAGCACTGTGACTTCATAAGAGTCAACAGCCCCATCAAATGACCATACACTCGACCTGTTTTGCCGCGCACCAATTCAGGCACATCCGGATTTTTCTTCTGCGGCATAATAGAAGAGCCAGTGCAAAAACGATCAGGCAAGAAGATGAAGTTAAACTGTGCAGACGCCCACATAACCAACTCTTCCGCCCAACGGGACAAATGCATCATGATGATGGACGCTGTTGAGGTAAATTCAATAGCAAAATCACGATCACTAACGGAGTCAAGAGAGTTGTAAGTTGGACGCTCAAAGCCCAACAAATCCGCCGTCATATTCCGGTCAATTGGATAAGTGGTTCCTGCTAACGCCGCCGCACCGAGCGGCAAAATATTAATGCGTTTACGACAATCTATCAGACGCTCATAATCACGCTGCATCATTTCATACCAAGCCATCAAGTGATGCCCAAAGGTTACCGGCTGAGCGGTTTGCAAATGTGTAAAACCGGGCATGATGGTAGCGGCTTCTTTTTCCGCTAAACTCAAGATACCTTGTTGCAAACGTGTGATTTCTTCTAATAAAAAGTCCACTTCATCACGCATATACAAACGAATATCGGTCGCCACTTGATCGTTTCGAGAACGCCCCGTATGCAACTTTTTCCCAGTGATGCCAATTTTTTGTGTTAGGCGCGCTTCGATGTTCATGTGCACATCTTCTAGCTCAATCGACCATTGGAATTCACCACGTTCAATTTCACCTTCGATTTCCGTCAAGCCTTGAATAATCTGATCACGTTCTTCTTCTGTTAAAACCCCAACACTGGCCAGCATTTTACCATGAGCAATCGAGCCTTGGATGTCCTGCTTTGCCATGCGTTGATCAAATTCAACAGAAGCCGTAAAACGGGCAACAAAAGCATCAACAGGCTCAGAAAAACGACCACCCCATTGCTGGTTTGTGGTTTTATTAGCATCAGTCATTCAATTCATTCCTACACTCGGTTCAATTTGCTGCAAAGAGTACCTCAAGCGCCCCCACTTATAAAGCCTGAAAGATGACGAAGGCACCTCGAACGAGTATCATGGCGATTAAATTTTCCCGGTCTAAATTGACCGACAAGGCATTAGGAGACACAGTGAAAGAGAAACTTGTGATCGCTACCCGCGAAAGTCAACTCGCCCTTTGGCAAGCCAACAATGTAAAAGCCAAACTTGAGAGCCTATACCCTGAATTAACGGTGGAATTATTAGGCATGACAACCAAAGGTGATCAGATTCTCGATTCTCCCCTGTCCAAAATCGGTGGCAAAGGTTTATTTGTCAAAGAATTGGAAACGGCGTTACTCGATGGCCGTGCTGACATCGCCGTGCATTCCATGAAAGATGTACCTATGGCCTTTCCAGAAGGTCTTGACTTAGCCGTTATTTGTGAACGTGAAGAACCGACCGATGCCTTTGTCTCGAATCAGTATCAACAGCTTGATGAATTACCCGCAGGTGCCATTGTAGGAACTTCCAGTTTACGACGTTCTTGTCAGCTAAAAATGCAGCGACCAGATCTGCTCATTAAAGACTTACGCGGTAACGTGAATACTCGCCTTAGAAAATTAGACGAAGGGGAGTACGATGCTATCATTCTAGCGACCGCTGGCTTAATACGTCTTGACATGCCTCATCGCATCGCGCAAAAAATACCTACTGAGGTGAGTTTGCCAGCAGGCGGCCAAGGAGCAATGGGCATTGAGTGTCGCAATGATGATCAGGCTACGATCAAGATGCTAATGCCATTACAACATGAAGAAACCGCCCTAAGAGTAACCGCCGAGCGCGCCTTGAATAAGCGCTTAAATGGAGGCTGCCAAGCCCCCATTGCTTGCTTTGCCGTATTAGAAGGAATGGAATTATGGTTACGCGGATTGGTAGGTAGTCCAGATGGCAAACACATGATTCAAAGCGAAATTCGCGGCCCCAAAAAAGAGGCTAAACAACTGGGTATTACACTTGCTGAAACCCTATTAGAAAAAGGGGCTGACAAGATATTAGCAGACATCTACCACTAGCCTGAACGGATTAAAAAAACTTATCATGTCTCAATGCCATATTCTTATCACCAGACCACAACCTGAGAATCAACTCAGTTGCGAGCGTGTTAAACAGCAAGGTTGGCAAGCTGTACCCTTACCCATGCTGAACATTGAAGCCATTAAGGATCCAGCGCAAGTAGCTCTTATTCGTTCACAGATATTTAACATAGACGAATACAAGTATGTGATTTTTGTCAGCAAGAATGCCGCACGCCTCGCCTGCGAATGGCTTGATGAATGCTGGCCCATGTTGCCAATAGGAATAAACTGGATTGGCATTGGGCAAGGCACAACACAAAGTCTTTTGGCAGGAGGCGTGCCTGCCATAGCCAACCCGGGACACACTAGCGAAGCATTATTAGACTGGCTTAAGCCAGTAAAAATGCGCAACGAAAAAGTACTTATTATCCGCGGCTTGGGTGGGCGTCCTGAACTCGGCCAACAACTGCAAGACAGAGGCGCAAAAGTCAGTTATCTTTCTCTTTACGAAAGAAGGAAGCCGACGTATTACGCTCAAACTTTCTTTATGTTGCCCGATATAGATTTAATATGGGTCACCAGTGGTGAAAGCTTAACGCACCTGACCGACTATGCTAATGCACATAAACCAGAATGGAAGTCGTTGCCAATCTTGACGCCCAGTGCCAGAGTCAACCAAATCGCACAAGAACTCGGTTGGAATAAGGCAACTAATGCCAATGGCGCAGACGACAACAGCCTAATAAAAGCGACAGAAATTCAAACAGGAAAATAGAATGACTGACAAAAAAATTGAATCCACTGAATTGGATACAACTGAAAACACCGCCTCTACAACAGTGAATGAGGACAACAAAACAGACAGCGCTTCTATTTCTTCTACCGCAACGAATGATCAGGATGCTTCAATCAATACAAACACAGCAGGACAGGCCAATAACGCCTCTAAGATAGGATCCTCTATTGCGGTTTATCTTTCGCTGACAATTTCTGTCGCGGCGTTGGCAGCCAGTGCTTGGCTTTATTATCAAAGCCAAATAAGTACAGTTAAGCAAGAGCTGACTCAACTCAGTCAACAACAATCTGAGCTGGCCACTCAAGTTGACTCAGCGCAAAACACCAAAACTCAATTTGAACAGCTAGCCAGACAAGTCATCGAATCACAAAAATCCGCACAGAAAAATACACAGCAGCTCGCCCAACAACAGAATGCCCAAAACGACAAAATTCAGTCTTTGGAAGCCAAATTACAGCGCCTAAATAACACTACCAAAGAAGATTGGAAATTAGCCGAAAGTGAATATTTAATCCGCTTAGCCAACCAGCGCTTGTTATTAGAAGCAGACAGTAAAGGGGCGATTGCTCTTCTCACCAATGCCGACGATATTCTCAGGGAATTACAAGACCCAATCGTCTTCGAAACACGCAAAGCACTAGCCAAAGACATTCAGACACTGAATGCCATCAGTCAATTTGACCTAGAAGGCCGCTACTTACAATTAAGCGCCTTGTACGACAGCGTAACAGACTTACCTCAGAGAGAAGCTTCAAAAGAATGGCAAGCCACTCAGCAACAAGATGAAGTCACCAAAACCAATAACAGCAACCCATTTACTTCTGGCATAAAAAGTTTTTGGCAATCTTTACGCTCTTTAGTAGTAATCAATTACGATAACAAGCCAATTAAGGCATTATTACCTCCTACCGAATATCAAAAACTTATTTCCGGCTTACAGCTGCAACTGGACGTAGCACAAGTTTCCCTTCTAAAAGGTGAATCGGTTATTTATCACCAAGCTCTTTCACGTGTCGCCCAGGCCGTCACTGAGCATTTTGACACTCAAGCCAATAAGGTAGTGACGTTTCTTGCCAGCCTTACTGAATTACAACAATTGGAGCCCTCACCCAAGCTGCCTCTTCCACGCGCTTCTTTAGTGGAAATCAAATCACTAATGAAAGCTTGGAACCAAGAACAAAGCGAGCTTAAGCTTGTTGAAACCGATAACAAGGTCGATGAATCTGTCAGCAAAACTAACCAAGCAAGCTCTCAACAAACAACGTCAGAAGGAGTGACACAATGAGAAAACTGCTCTTCTTGTTGGTCATCATGATGGCCGTAGGCGGCGTGCTGGGGTTACTAATGCGCCAAGACACGGGTTACGTTTTAATTGCTTTCAATGGCGTTACCTTAGAAACCAGCATTTGGGTTTTGTTCGCGGCTATGATTGTCAGCTTATTCGTACTCAGCTGGATCAAGCGCATACTATTTATTACCCTACGACCAAGTAATTCCCTTGCAAAAATCACAGGTAATTTGGCTTTAAAAAGAGCATCACGAAATACCATTCGTGGCTTGTTAGAACTGGTCGGAGGCAATTGGAATCGAGCAGAAAAGTTGCTTACCAACAGCGCTGACAAAGTCCCTTACCCTTTAATCAACTATATTGGTGCGGCCTACGCTGCCAGTGAACAAGATGAACATGAACGTTCAAAATCCTTGTTACGTTCCGCACACCAATCCACCCCAGAAGCAGAATTTGCGATCGGCTTTGCCCAGAGCCAACTGCAACTAAAGCAAGAACATTATGAAGGTGCACTGGCCTCTCTATTACGTTTACATAAACTCAAGCCCAAACACAAACAAGTACTGAAAATGTTGGTTTCCGTGTACACCAAATTGAAAGATTGGGACGCTCTGTTGGCGCTAACGCCGACTCTGAAAAAAGACGGCATTTTCGATGAAGACAATATGCTCGAACTAGAAAGTAACGCGTTTCTCGCCCTATTAGATAAAATTAAATTCCGCAATAAATTAGGGCAAAGTGGCAAGGAACTGGTCTCCGAGGTGGAAACCTTATGGAACAAATTAGATACCTTGTCGCAAGATGATCGAATGCGTCAGCTATATGCTCAAACCTTGTTGCATTTTGGTGACGACAATAAGGCAGAACACTTCATTCGCAACAGCTTAAACCATCGTTGGTCTGATGATCTTATTTACGAATACGGCAACCTGAAACAAGGCAATATGAAAAAGCTCCTAGCCAATTGCGAAGTTTGGTTAAAGCGCGAGCCAGCGAGTGCCAATTTGTACCTTGTAGCTGGACGTTTGAGTCAAACCATGATGTTGTGGGGCAAAGCAAAAGACTATTATGAGCAAGCCCTGGCGCTTGATGGCCAAAGTGAAGCCCTGGCAGAATTGAGTAGATTATTGGAAGCCATGGGAGACATTAAAGCTAGCCAAAACCTGATGATGATCAATCTTAATCAAGCCAGTAACCAGTTAAAACCCCTACCTTTGCCCAACCATCACTGATGGCACCATGAATAACACAAGGCCAGCTTATAAGCTGGCCTTGTGTTATATTCACTATTTAAATCGAATCACCAGTTCATGCATGTCTTCTGCTACCTTCTGCAACAACCGAATACTATCGCTTGAACGCTGTGAGTTTTCGGCACTCTCTTCTGCCAAATCAGAGATCCTCACCACCTGACGATTAACATCTTCCGACACTTGTGATTGCTGCTCAACCGCCGCTGACATCTGAATAGACATGTCGGTAATGTTGGAAACGGAGGCAACAATTTCTTCAAACGCTTGCGCCATTTGCACTATTTTCTGCAACCCATGCTCAGCATCCTGCTTACCTTGTCCTGCTATGCTCACTGAGCTTGCTGCTCCAGCACGCAAGGTTTCAATGATTTTGTGGATATCCTGAGTAGAACCTTGAGTGCGCATGGCTAACTGACGAACTTCATCGGCAACCACAGCAAAACCTCGTCCATGTTCACCAGCACGTGCTGCCTCAATAGCCGCATTAAGCGCCAGTAAATTGGTCTGCTCAGCAATTTGGTCAATGACTTGTGCTACTTCAGCGATTTTCTCAGAATGATTTGCCAGATCTTGTACCGTCGCACTAATGTTATTTACAGTATCGCTTAGATCCTCAATGGAGGTTTGTACCTGAGTGATCTGCACCTGACCGGATTGTGCAGCCTGTAAAGATGACTTTGCACTTTCTGCCGTCGCTTGTACATTCAAAGAAACATCGCCTATGGTCGACGTCATTTGCTGCATCGCCGCCGCCACATCTTGGGTTTCATGTTGCTGACTGACCATGCCTTTCGTTGTTTCTTGCGTTAAAGCTAGCCCCACTCGCGACTGCTCCGAGACTTTCAGAGATTCATCTTCAAAACGTGTCAATACTGCATCGATTCTTGACATCATACTTTTCGCCCCGACTTCCAATTGAGCTATAGACATTGCCTCATCGGAATAGGTAACCGCCGCCAATGGATGCATAAAAGCTGACGACAAACGTTTCTTTAGCTGGATTTTCAAGTCTCGCTGGTGCTTCCAGAAAAGTGCATTACCGACCAAACTTGCCAATAATAAGAGCGATAATCCCAAATAGGTATTTTGTGAAGCCGCTAAGGCTGCGCAAACAACAATGATTAGAGGCAAAATAAATTGCCAATTCAGCAATGGATGAGCAAAGGCTCGCTTACCCTCGCGAATACTTTTATAGCGTTTTTCAGCACGTACCACGTCTTCACGTTTAGGCGAAGTACGGACAGATTCATATCCTATGACTTTACCGTTCTCAGTGACAGGCGTGACATAGGCATCCACCCAGTAAAAATCCCCATTTTTACAGCGATTCTTCACCAGCCCCATCCAAGCTTTACCTTGCTTTAAGGTATCCCACATAACTTGGAAAGCCTCAACTGGCATGTCAGGGTGTCGAACAATATTGTGTGGACTACCAATAAGCTCTTCTTTGCTAAAGCCACTTATTTTAATAAATGCATCATTGCAATGAAGAATTTTGCCTTTCAGATCGGTAGTAGAAACCAGCTTTTCATTAACCTCAAAGCGTCTCTCTTGATCTGTCACCGGTGTGTTGTTGCGCATTGTCTTATCCTTAACGAGTTTTTATTATCTCCTTCACCCTAAGTAGAACTTAAGGAACTTCGAGGATAGCAATTCATAAACTACGAATTAAGAATTAACTTAGTAAACTTTTATGTAACCAGCGAGTAATGACCGGCAGAAGATATGTAGGAATTTGTAATGCGCCCGCCAGCGGTAAAAAAGCAGGCCCTAATAAAACACCCGCTACACTGTAAGTCAGCAGCACATTACGATTTCCAGAAGTGATGGCGGCACTGAGCGCTATCTCAACGCCTTGCTTGCGGTATAACAAAAAAGCTGTGACAAAAAACACCAAACAGATTATCAATGCAATAAGAAAGTATCCCATTGCATGCAGCATATTGGCATCAAACATCTCCCTAAAACTGCCCACCAATCCCAGAGGGAAAGCAAACACCAACAAAATTGTATAAGGCGACACAGTGAGTAAAACACGATTCAAAATGACCACAGGCACCAATCTATGAACCAGATAAGAAAATGCCATTGGCCCAAAAATAAACACCACCAAGCGTATGAGATAAGTTTCCCAATCTAAACCAACTTCGGCTATAGGCTTAATAAGCAAGGCTAAACTCAAATTAATAGGCAACAGCAAGGTTGTGGTAATGGTCATTGCCATCGCTTGAATATGATCAAATCCTAAGGCTCGAACGATAGCCGGCGTAGCAAATAGTGAACCGGTCGCGGCAATGGCTAACATAGCCAGCAGCAAATCATCACTCATAGGAAGAAAATACGATAAGCCAAGTACCAACACCATGAAAAAAAGCGAGTGAAGCAAGGCATAAAGCCACACGGACAAACGACTCAATCGACGCATGAGTTCACTCTGTTTGATACTCAACAGGGTAAGAGTCATCAAACTAAATAGCACATAAGGGAGATAAGGAAATACCCAAGCAGAAACACGAGGAAAGAAAAAACCTACCAAGGCAAAGAAAAACATAAAAGGCAACGAATAACGCACTAAAAAGGACAACATCAACATCCCTTACTTTGTCGCCCTGAAAATGGTTACGTTTTGACGCTATTTTTTCGAGCCACAATAGAATTTATTATTTTCTGGTAACTCAGCCATTTCCAATGGCCAACCCTGTCGTGCTTGATCAAATTTGGCCCGTAGGGCAATCAACTCAGCCTGCTTTTCAGCAGTCAAACGGGCTTCCTTCCTTCGTTGATTTACTTTGGGAAACAATATCAGATTATCCTTCATAAATTATCTCTATTAATACATTGTCTGGATATCTATCGACACTCTATGGATAATCTTTAGCATACGCAAACACAACGCAAATGAGCAGACTATGAAATTTTTAATCTCACCAGCAAAAACACTGGATCTAACATCAACGCCAAGTTCTGATGAGTTCAGCGTGCCTGAATTAACGCAGGAATCTAAATTACTGATCAAACAATTACAAGACTATACACCAGCTGACATTGCCAGTCTTATGAAATTAAGCGACAAATTGTCCACATTAAACGTGTCTCGTTACCAAGCATGGCAAGAAGAACATAACCCGGACAACAGTCGTCCTGCCGTTTTCACCTTTATGGGAGATGTCTACACTGGATTGGATGCCTATTCATTAAGTCAAGATGACTTACAATATGCTCAGCAAAATCTGCGCATCCTAAGCGGCTTGTACGGTGTTTTAAAACCACTGGACCTGATGCAAGCCTACCGTCTTGAAATGGGCACTAAACTCAACAATGATCGTGGTAGTAATCTATATCAGTTCTGGGGAGACATTATCGTCGACAAACTAAATGACGAATTAACCAATGACGAGCTGTTGGTGAATCTTGCTTCCAATGAGTATTTCAAAGCGGTAAACAAAAAGAAATTAACGGCACGTTTGATCAGCCCAAACTTCTTGGACGAGAAAAATGGACAATTTAAAGTCATCAGTTTCTATGCCAAAAAAGCACGTGGTCTGATGGCACGTTACCTGATCGAAAATCGCTGCCAGACTGAGCAAGAATTAATCCAATTCGATGTGGCGGGTTACCGTTACGATGCCGAGCGCTCAACTGCGAATGAACCTGTCTTTATTCGACCAGAAAGTGCCCAACCGAAAAAATAGTCATTCCTAAAAACAAAAACGGAGCTTATTTCATTGCTCCGTTTTTGTTTCATTAAAAAGGTTTTCGTCCCATAGTGACTCTGTCATTGCCCCCAAAATCCTGTACGCTTTTCACACCAATGAACCCAGCACCCAACAGACAATCACGAACCGCTTGCGCTTGATCAAAACCATGTTCAAACATAAGAAAGCCACCCGCTAGAAGAAACCACTGAGCTTGCTTAACAATATGCTCAATATCTGCCATGCCCTTGTTATCTGCAACCAAGGCTGTTTTAGGTTCGAACCGAACGTCTCCTTGAGAAAGGTGCTGATCTTCAAGATCGATATAGGGCGGATTAGATACAATCAGATCATACCTACTGTCTTTTGGTATTTGTTCAAACCAGCTACTTTGCAAAAATTGAACATTATCAATGCCATTAGTCAGGGCGTTCTGCTGAGCTAAGGTAACTGCTTCAGCAATCACATCCACCCCTGTCACCTTTGCTTCGGGGCATTCTTTTGCTAAAGCCAAGGCAATCGCTCCCGTTCCTGTTCCTAAGTCCAAAACCTTTGCTTGAACTTTATCCGCTAACACCACTAATGCTTGCTCAACCAAGCATTCCGTGTCGGCTCGCGGAATCAAGGTACAAGGCGCAACCGCCAACTCCAGTGACCAGAAAGCTTGCTTACCCATGATATAAGCAATGGGCTCACCCAACTCGCGTCGTTTAAGCAAGATATCAAACTCTGCTAATTCTTGATCTGTAAGTGTTTTCTCCGGCCAAGAATAAAAATATGCAGTGGTGACATTGAGCACATGCCCTAACAATAATTGGGCATCCAACAAGGCCGTGTCGGACATAAAACGAAGGCGCTCAGAGGCGCCTTGCAGGGATTCATCTATGCGCATAGGCAAATCAATTATCACCGCTTAGTGTGGCAAGCTGTTCTGCTTGGAACTCGTTTACCAAAGGGTTAACCAACACATCCAAATCCCCGGTAACAATTTCATCCAACTTGTATAAAGTCAGGTTAATACGGTGATCTGTAACACGCCCTTGAGGATAGTTGTAGGTACGGATACGTTCCGAACGATCACCACTGCCTACCAGAGATTTGCGCGCTTCGGATTGTTCACTGGCGGCTTTTTCTTGTTCTGCTGCCAACAATCGAGATGCCAACAGAGACATGGCCTTGGCACGGTTTTTATGTTGCGAACGCTCATCCTGACATTCAACGACCACGCCAGTTGGAATATGCGTAATACGAATCGCCGAATCGGTTTTGTTAACGTGCTGACCACCCGCGCCTGACGCTCGAAAGGTATCAATACGCAAGTCTGCTTTATTAATATCAATGGCTTCCACTTCATCCATTTCCGGCATGATAGCAACCGTACAAGCTGAGGTATGAATACGACCTTGTGACTCTGTGGCAGGCACACGCTGTACACGATGTGCGCCAGATTCAAACTTTAATTTAGAGTATGCGCCATCACCCACAATTCGTGCGATGATTTCTTTATAACCACCGTGTTCACCTTCGCTAGCACTGACAATTTCCACTTTCCAACGTTGGGTTTCTGCGTACCGTGAATACATACGAAATAAGTCACCAGAAAAAATAGAAGCTTCATCCCCACCCGTTCCAGCACGAACTTCTAAGAAAACATTACGAGAATCATTTGGGTCTTTTGGCAGCAATAGCTTCTGCAGGGTGAGTTGCAATTCTTCTTGTTGCTCTTGACCCGCCTTCATTTCTTCCACACCCATTTCTTTAATATCCGGATCCGAATCCGTCATCATGAGCTCCGCTTCTTCAATGTTTTCCAACACTT
The window above is part of the Marinomonas sp. THO17 genome. Proteins encoded here:
- the prfA gene encoding peptide chain release factor 1, which gives rise to MKESIKLKLESLAERYEELAALLSEADVIMDQDLFRAYSKEYAELEPVVKCFNEYQQVLENIEEAELMMTDSDPDIKEMGVEEMKAGQEQQEELQLTLQKLLLPKDPNDSRNVFLEVRAGTGGDEASIFSGDLFRMYSRYAETQRWKVEIVSASEGEHGGYKEIIARIVGDGAYSKLKFESGAHRVQRVPATESQGRIHTSACTVAIMPEMDEVEAIDINKADLRIDTFRASGAGGQHVNKTDSAIRITHIPTGVVVECQDERSQHKNRAKAMSLLASRLLAAEQEKAASEQSEARKSLVGSGDRSERIRTYNYPQGRVTDHRINLTLYKLDEIVTGDLDVLVNPLVNEFQAEQLATLSGDN